From the Pseudarthrobacter sp. MM222 genome, one window contains:
- the fliG gene encoding flagellar motor switch protein FliG, translating into MKLADAVLTGTQRAAVVLMQMSPDNAAKVMAQLTDSEAEEIAAEIVRLRKVDPDVAEQIMKDFHHAALSSPRQARGGRELAEGLLEASFGSEKAAGLINRLTVNMAGKSFEFLEDLEPVQVLALIDGELPQTIALVLAHLSPRKASAVMSGLPGSLRADVALSIATMGSGAPEAIGIVADTLKLRGGAAVSQQASKVVGGIQPLLEIINRTDAGTERSVLDGLDLLDPELAVEIRAQMVTFDDVVKLERKDVQLVLRGLDASVLAVAMKGASEPVLETITTNVSGRNLEILESEIAALGPLRASQIEEARAAVVRSMRELDAEGSITIQRGDEEDYVY; encoded by the coding sequence ATGAAACTAGCGGACGCCGTCCTCACCGGCACCCAGCGCGCCGCCGTCGTACTCATGCAGATGAGCCCGGACAACGCTGCCAAAGTCATGGCCCAGCTCACCGATTCCGAGGCGGAAGAAATTGCCGCCGAGATCGTCCGGCTCCGGAAGGTCGATCCGGACGTGGCCGAGCAGATCATGAAGGACTTTCACCACGCCGCGCTGTCCAGCCCCCGGCAGGCGCGGGGCGGCCGCGAACTCGCAGAAGGCCTGCTCGAGGCCTCCTTCGGGTCCGAAAAGGCTGCCGGGTTGATCAACCGGCTGACCGTCAACATGGCCGGGAAATCCTTCGAATTCCTCGAAGACCTTGAGCCGGTGCAGGTTCTGGCACTGATCGACGGCGAACTGCCGCAGACTATCGCACTGGTCCTGGCCCACCTCAGCCCCCGCAAAGCTTCCGCCGTGATGTCCGGACTGCCCGGCTCGCTGCGGGCCGACGTCGCCCTCAGCATCGCGACGATGGGTTCCGGCGCACCGGAGGCGATCGGAATCGTCGCGGACACCCTGAAGCTGCGCGGCGGCGCAGCCGTTTCACAGCAGGCCTCCAAAGTGGTGGGCGGTATCCAGCCCCTGCTGGAGATCATCAACCGGACCGATGCCGGCACGGAACGCTCCGTGCTCGACGGCCTGGACCTGCTGGATCCGGAGCTCGCCGTGGAGATCCGCGCCCAGATGGTGACGTTCGACGACGTCGTGAAGCTGGAACGCAAGGACGTCCAGCTGGTGCTCCGTGGCCTGGACGCGTCCGTGCTGGCCGTGGCCATGAAGGGCGCCTCCGAGCCGGTCCTGGAAACCATTACCACCAACGTCTCCGGCCGCAACCTGGAAATCCTCGAATCCGAGATCGCCGCCCTGGGTCCGTTGCGCGCCTCCCAGATCGAAGAAGCCCGCGCAGCCGTGGTCAGGTCCATGCGGGAACTCGACGCGGAAGGTTCCATCACCATCCAGCGCGGGGACGAAGAAGACTATGTTTACTGA
- the fliF gene encoding flagellar basal-body MS-ring/collar protein FliF — MPPQITGFFQRFGAGLKGFTAGQRTIAVIGAALLVVGIIALSAWLTKPALTPLFSGLKDTDANGIVELLRKDNVPYELSDGGSTILVPQEKVYDERLKAAAAGLPTAAATGYSLLDKMGVTSSEFQQSVTYKRALEGELASTISAMDGVNTAAVRLAIPEKTVFVSTAPDTTASVFVETTPGSTLSGDKVQAIVHLTSAAIENLKPTNVSVVDSAGNVLSAVGGGAAGSSAKQATDFQQRTSDAVKAVLDRVVGPGNSTVAVAADVTGESAQQKSETFSNAEGALPLSESSKTEKYTGSGGGAAGVLGPDNIAVPGGSAGDGTFDSSTATKNNAVNKVTEDRVIPPGAVKRQTISVAVNQAAAGGLNLASLTALVTAAAGIDAERGDVVTVEVVPFSTAAADQAAASLEAAKADAEAQKQAEFFGTLITAGSILLGLLILALVITIVLRRRQKREPVDLGERLDLDVLPVRPIVTALPPAPATSAIPLTALPPLPGPPPEQLEAERRRVEIDSMVAANPEKAADYLRSLMDDRQPV, encoded by the coding sequence ATGCCTCCGCAGATTACCGGCTTTTTCCAGCGCTTCGGCGCGGGCCTCAAAGGATTCACCGCCGGCCAGCGGACCATCGCCGTCATCGGCGCCGCCCTGCTGGTGGTCGGCATCATCGCTCTTTCGGCGTGGCTGACCAAGCCCGCCCTGACCCCGCTGTTCTCCGGCCTCAAGGACACGGACGCCAACGGCATCGTGGAGCTGTTGCGCAAGGACAACGTGCCGTACGAACTGAGCGACGGCGGTTCCACCATCCTGGTGCCGCAGGAGAAGGTCTACGACGAACGCCTCAAGGCCGCCGCCGCCGGCCTCCCCACCGCGGCCGCCACCGGCTACTCGCTGCTGGACAAGATGGGCGTCACGTCCTCGGAGTTCCAGCAGTCGGTCACCTACAAGCGCGCCCTCGAGGGCGAGCTCGCCAGCACCATCTCGGCCATGGACGGCGTGAACACCGCCGCCGTCCGCCTGGCCATCCCGGAAAAGACCGTCTTCGTGTCCACGGCCCCTGACACCACCGCCTCGGTGTTCGTCGAAACCACGCCCGGCTCCACGCTCTCCGGCGACAAGGTGCAGGCCATCGTGCACCTGACCTCTGCCGCGATCGAAAACCTCAAGCCCACCAACGTATCCGTCGTCGACTCGGCCGGAAACGTGCTCTCCGCCGTCGGTGGCGGGGCCGCCGGATCCTCCGCCAAGCAGGCAACGGACTTCCAGCAGCGGACCTCCGACGCCGTCAAGGCTGTCCTGGACCGCGTGGTCGGGCCCGGAAACTCCACCGTGGCCGTGGCCGCAGACGTGACCGGCGAATCGGCCCAGCAGAAAAGCGAGACGTTCTCCAACGCCGAAGGCGCCCTTCCCCTTAGCGAGTCTTCCAAGACCGAGAAGTACACCGGAAGCGGGGGAGGAGCCGCGGGGGTCCTGGGCCCGGATAACATCGCGGTCCCCGGCGGTTCCGCTGGGGATGGCACGTTCGATTCCTCCACCGCCACCAAAAACAACGCCGTCAACAAGGTCACCGAGGACCGTGTGATTCCGCCGGGCGCCGTCAAGCGCCAGACGATTTCCGTGGCAGTCAACCAGGCCGCCGCCGGCGGACTGAACCTGGCCTCCCTGACCGCACTGGTCACGGCCGCCGCCGGCATCGACGCCGAACGGGGCGACGTGGTTACGGTGGAGGTGGTCCCCTTCAGCACCGCCGCCGCCGACCAGGCAGCAGCCTCCCTCGAGGCCGCCAAGGCCGACGCCGAAGCGCAGAAGCAGGCGGAGTTCTTCGGGACGCTCATCACCGCCGGCAGCATCCTGCTGGGGCTGCTGATCCTCGCGCTGGTCATCACGATCGTGCTTCGTCGCCGCCAGAAGCGCGAACCGGTGGACCTTGGCGAACGGCTGGACCTGGATGTCCTGCCGGTCCGGCCGATTGTCACGGCACTCCCACCTGCACCTGCGACGTCGGCGATTCCGCTCACCGCCCTTCCCCCGCTGCCGGGGCCGCCGCCGGAACAGCTCGAGGCCGAGCGCCGCCGCGTGGAGATCGACAGCATGGTTGCCGCCAACCCGGAGAAGGCAGCCGACTACCTGCGCAGCCTCATGGATGATCGGCAGCCGGTATGA